A section of the Osmia lignaria lignaria isolate PbOS001 chromosome 16, iyOsmLign1, whole genome shotgun sequence genome encodes:
- the LOC117601176 gene encoding uncharacterized protein LOC117601176, with translation MMLLISFMMIALAMGEPGLLRVPKVYNAVITSNQNLSPSRAFPVIQPIIHRTAVGYVPPYYYTQVSPQFAGPDVVHLSQGPLKPGNEGDVRSEPSATVESSQIAGTKAETETDQGGEENKDIPRGGSKNKKEEEPLSFYPNYQSLYYDPYFYTYNGFNPHVVPGTYYVDYQPFGTVQPIPASTPKNGLSQHLLPGYHEEKKPVAAMKELKEKIPDVPPPPLPTAVPKSS, from the coding sequence ATGATGTTATTAATATCGTTCATGATGATTGCCCTGGCGATGGGAGAGCCAGGGTTGCTGAGGGTGCCCAAAGTGTACAACGCGGTCATCACCAGCAACCAGAATCTCTCTCCATCGAGAGCATTTCCTGTGATACAACCAATAATTCATCGAACAGCGGTCGGCTACGTGCCACCCTATTATTACACCCAAGTGTCGCCTCAATTCGCTGGACCCGACGTGGTGCACCTTTCTCAGGGTCCCTTGAAACCTGGCAACGAGGGTGACGTTCGATCGGAACCATCAGCCACCGTGGAATCTTCCCAAATAGCAGGTACGAAGGCAGAAACAGAAACTGATCAGGGTGGAGAGGAGAACAAAGACATACCGAGAGGCGGCTCGAAgaacaagaaagaagaagaacccCTCAGTTTTTATCCCAACTACCAGTCGCTCTATTACGACCCCTATTTCTACACCTACAACGGTTTCAACCCTCACGTCGTTCCGGGGACTTATTACGTGGACTACCAACCTTTCGGTACCGTCCAACCGATCCCTGCCTCCACGCCGAAGAATGGCCTCTCCCAACACTTGCTCCCCGGTTACCACGAGGAAAAGAAACCCGTTGCAGCAATGAAGGAGCTGAAGGAGAAGATACCAGATGTGCCGCCGCCACCCCTTCCGACAGCTGTACCGAAGAGTTCTTGA
- the LOC117601171 gene encoding uncharacterized protein LOC117601171, whose protein sequence is MRNLCLSIVLLTLVLLAITETSAKNRLNIDKEEQNALKSSDVRTKKIKYKAREFTSENNSAEDLQGKKFVRVQLQSNNFHDRKRRSIFNEVNERNGEDKGRFRRNVTELDDFKDAKKSYTKLKLAQTQSGLKNWKNKDGRKYADEETTKKRIKRRQLNYHVNGGRSKRDDKSDYYAQRKAVMERFYARQKEIAEKYAKKLSTTPKYIYTFGLDTNKELGTTTFATTQTPEPVTKATTKVDRDSYPKQVQPTEYSSEVNNEEDVSGDYDYYTMDDNKPRSNANSVNFVNDEPWSADDNKKDTMKWGTCAGNLVYQHNLNVNVHNSTSVQVNLTTSVEGPFCIACIRALPMNMTRATVSFDVNRAADGTFNFVQLLITDFQQGLLSYIIKIWAVDKTGDRCERVKP, encoded by the exons ATGAGAAATCTTTGTCTTTCCATCGTTCTTCTGACATTAGTGCTTCTCGCGATAACGGAAACGTCCGCCAAGAATCGATTGAACATCGACAAAGAGGAACAAAACGCGCTGAAGTCGTCCGATGTCAGGACAAAGAAGATCAAGTACAAAGCTCGCGAATTTACGAGCGAAAACAACTCGGCCGAAGATCTTCAAGGTAAGAAATTCGTGAGAGTTCAATTACAATCGAATAACTTCCACGACAGAAAACGACGTTCGATTTTCAACGAAGTGAACGAAAGAAACGGAGAAGATAAAGGAAGATTCAGAAGAAACGTGACCGAATTAGACGACTTCAAAGATGCGAAGAAAAGCTACACGAAATTGAAGTTGGCGCAGACTCAGAGTGGTTTGAAAAATTGGAAGAACAAAGATGGTAGAAAGTATGCGGACGAAGAAACGACGAAGAAGCGAATCAAGCGGCGACAATTAAATTATCATGTTAATGGAGGGAGATCGAAGAGAGACGACAAATCTGATTACTACGCTCAGAGAAAAGCGGTCATGGAAAGATTTTATGCTCGACAAAAGGAGATAGCTGAGAAATATGCTAAAAAATTGTCCACTACTCCTAAATATATCTATACGTTTGGTTTAGACACAAATAAAGAACTCGGTACAACCACTTTTGCCACGACACAGACTCCGGAACCAGTTACAAAAGCTACAACAAAAGTGGATCGTGATAGTTATCCCAAACAAGTTCAGCCTACGGAATATTCGTCCGAAGTGAATAACGAAGAGGATGTATCGGGTGACTACGATTATTACACGATGGACGATAATAAACCACGTTCTAATGCAAATTCTGTAAACTTCGTTAATGACGAGCCATGGAGCGCA GATGATAACAAGAAGGACACAATGAAATGGGGTACTTGCGCGGGAAACTTAGTGTACCAACATAATCTGAACGTGAACGTGCACAATTCGACGTCCGTCCAAGTGAATTTGACAACTTCGGTAGAGGGACCATTCTGCATCGCCTGCATCAGAGCTTTACCAATGAACATGACCCGAGCCACCGTATCATTCGACGTTAATCGCGCGGCAGATGGTACGTTTAACTTCGTGCAACTCTTGATTACAGATTTCCAGCAGGGATTGCTGTCGTACATTATAAAAATCTGGGCTGTTGATAAAACGGGCGATCGTTGCGAGAGAGTTAAACCCTAA
- the LOC117601181 gene encoding uncharacterized protein LOC117601181, with product MQIHVALLIVVVILVASIESKPIWPNLYVSNYPSQAISVQPQLLQYQDTYSPYYVYNVRTDLNAIPATILANGKPAVPQLPTYNFYYGTPVYDLRFPLNPVYPLLKPGQPGPLPKPNPPSTTTMKPTEESDDGLEKLDTKVEPDKEMKEPIDSNENENDDDDSITVDSI from the exons ATGCAG ATTCACGTTGCTCTGCTTATCGTCGTTGTGATCCTGGTCGCATCGATAGAGTCGAAACCGATCTGGCCGAATCTGTACGTCAGCAATTATCCTTCGCAAGCCATCAGCGTGCAGCCGCAACTCCTTCAGTACCAGGACACCTATTCTCCCTATTACGTTTACAAT GTACGCACGGACTTAAATGCAATTCCTGCAACCATCCTTGCAAATGGAAAGCCAGCGGTCCCCCAATTACCTacctataatttttattatggcACTCCGGTGTACGACCTCCGGTTCCCATTAAACCCA GTATATCCTTTATTGAAACCTGGTCAACCAGGGCCACTGCCTAAGCCAAACCCACCGTCAACGACCACCATGAAACCAACGGAAGAAAGCGATGATGGCCTCGAGAAATTGGACACGAAAGTTGAACCGGATAAGGAAATGAAGGAACCAATTGACAgcaacgagaacgagaacgacgacgacgacagcaTCACCGTAGATTCAATATGA